The genomic stretch ACCGCCCCCGTCTGCCGCGCCTATCTGGAGCGCGGCATGCACAACCTGCCCCAGCCGGTGCGCCTCTACTACTTCGCCTCCATCTTCCGCTACGAGCGCCCCCAGGCCGGGCGCTACCGCCAGCACCACCAGTTCGGCGCGGAGGCCATCGGCGACGCCGATCCCGCCGTTGACGCTGAGGTAGTCGTGATGGCATGGCAACTCATGCGGGACATGGGTCTGAAGGGACTGACACTCTCTCTCAACAGCATCGGCGACAAGGCGTGCCGCCCCGCCTACCTGGAAACGCTGCGCGGCTACTATCGCGAACGCCTCGCGCAGCTCTGCGCCGACTGCCAGGCCCGCTTCGAGCGCAACACGCTGCGGCTCCTCGACTGCAAGAAGCCGACGTGCCAGACCCACGCGGAGGCCGCGCCCAAAAGCCACGAGAGCCTGTGCGGTCCGTGCGCCGAACACTTCAGCAAGCTGCGGTCGTATTTGGATGCGCTGGGCTTGCCCTACGCGGTGAGCCACCGGCTGGTGCGCGGCCTGGACTACTACACGCGCACCGTCTTTGAGATACAGCCGCCCGAGGAGGGCGGGCAGAGCACCATCGTCGGCGGAGGGCGCTACGACGGGCTTATCGAGGAGCTGGGAGGCCGGCCCACGCCCGCCGTCGGCTTCGCCACGGGTATCGAACGCATTGCGCTGAACCTGAAGCGTCAGCAGGCGCCGCCGCCGGGACTGCCGCCGGTCCAGGCCTTCGTCTGCTACATGAGC from Dehalococcoidia bacterium encodes the following:
- the hisS gene encoding histidine--tRNA ligase, with amino-acid sequence MFKAPRGTTDILPGEQGYWTHIRDTSERLALRFGYRRIETPVFEEAGLFVRSVGAGTDIVEKEMYSFADRGGDQMTLQPEGTAPVCRAYLERGMHNLPQPVRLYYFASIFRYERPQAGRYRQHHQFGAEAIGDADPAVDAEVVVMAWQLMRDMGLKGLTLSLNSIGDKACRPAYLETLRGYYRERLAQLCADCQARFERNTLRLLDCKKPTCQTHAEAAPKSHESLCGPCAEHFSKLRSYLDALGLPYAVSHRLVRGLDYYTRTVFEIQPPEEGGQSTIVGGGRYDGLIEELGGRPTPAVGFATGIERIALNLKRQQAPPPGLPPVQAFVCYMSEAAKVEAVKLTDALRGAGIAAVLAPGGKSLKGQLRQAANTGAAYAVILGEDELRTGTAAVKRVATGEQRAVPLGEVAAAVQQA